A region from the Salifodinibacter halophilus genome encodes:
- a CDS encoding steroid 3-ketoacyl-CoA thiolase: FREDGVITAGNSSQISDGASAVLVADREVAEAEGFRPKFRFRARVAVGDDPTMQLTGVIPATRKALERAGLTIDDL, translated from the coding sequence CTTCCGGGAGGACGGGGTGATCACCGCCGGCAACTCGTCCCAGATCTCCGACGGCGCTTCCGCCGTGCTGGTGGCCGACCGCGAGGTCGCCGAGGCCGAGGGATTCCGCCCGAAGTTCCGCTTCCGGGCGCGGGTCGCCGTCGGCGACGACCCCACCATGCAGCTCACCGGTGTCATACCGGCTACCAGGAAGGCGCTGGAGCGCGCCGGCCTCACGATAGACGATTTG